A single genomic interval of Candidatus Korarchaeota archaeon NZ13-K harbors:
- a CDS encoding MBL fold metallo-hydrolase — translation MRFLWKGSSAVYIDSGDLRVLIDPASFFSPVELLQLGGPDLILFTHEHSDHFDPDSLEAILTEFDARVICNPGVHRVLRRRFGERVLRIRDGEMLELGARVHALRAVHPGHHPVVLLLEMGGKAIFHGDGSGFSGAFQTFSPVDLAFIPVGSPSPNSSPSEAVRIVRAVV, via the coding sequence ATGAGGTTCTTATGGAAGGGCAGCTCAGCCGTCTACATAGACTCCGGTGATCTGAGGGTCCTGATAGATCCGGCCTCCTTCTTCTCCCCTGTTGAGCTGCTCCAGCTGGGAGGCCCTGACCTGATCCTCTTCACACACGAACACTCCGATCACTTCGATCCAGACTCCTTGGAGGCCATCCTGACGGAGTTCGACGCCAGGGTCATCTGCAATCCGGGGGTCCACAGGGTCCTGAGGAGGAGGTTCGGCGAGAGGGTCCTCAGGATAAGGGACGGGGAGATGCTGGAGCTCGGAGCTAGGGTGCACGCGCTCAGGGCGGTGCACCCCGGCCATCACCCGGTGGTCCTGCTCCTGGAGATGGGAGGAAAAGCTATCTTCCATGGGGACGGGAGCGGGTTCTCGGGGGCCTTCCAGACCTTCTCCCCGGTGGACCTGGCCTTCATCCCCGTCGGCTCCCCATCGCCGAACTCAAGTCCCTCCGAGGCGGTGAGGATTGTCAGGGCGGTCGT
- a CDS encoding 30S ribosomal protein S25e, with amino-acid sequence MSAEKAEKVIRDVELKPQLVEQIRKEVVRASYITPQSLAMKYNIRVSVARKLLREFEREGIVVYVDGNSRLRIYMGARAKVSKEG; translated from the coding sequence ATGAGCGCCGAGAAGGCTGAGAAGGTCATAAGGGACGTTGAACTCAAGCCCCAGCTGGTGGAGCAGATCAGGAAGGAGGTCGTGAGGGCGAGCTACATAACGCCCCAATCACTCGCCATGAAGTACAACATAAGGGTGAGCGTCGCCAGAAAGCTCTTGAGGGAGTTCGAGAGGGAGGGCATCGTCGTCTACGTGGACGGGAACTCCAGGCTAAGGATTTATATGGGAGCGAGGGCCAAGGTATCCAAGGAGGGGTAG
- the rimI gene encoding ribosomal-protein-alanine N-acetyltransferase — protein sequence MLPNYRIRPFKPEDLEDVERINRIFLPENYPSYFFLENYRRFPNSFFVAETEDGRIVGYVMCRVEPHYAKGATLILGHVLSIAVSKEHRRRGIGEALMLRAEEGLMTYGSEAIYLEVRVSNDPAIRLYEKLGYKKLGIIPFYYADGEDAFLMYKIVREGLDDSLVYQALGRRVVR from the coding sequence ATGCTGCCGAACTACAGGATAAGGCCCTTCAAACCCGAGGATCTGGAGGACGTTGAGAGGATAAATAGGATATTCCTGCCGGAGAATTACCCCAGTTACTTCTTCCTGGAGAATTACAGGAGGTTTCCGAACAGCTTCTTCGTTGCCGAGACGGAGGATGGCAGGATAGTGGGATACGTCATGTGCAGGGTCGAGCCCCACTACGCCAAGGGCGCGACCCTGATCCTAGGGCACGTCCTCTCAATAGCGGTGAGCAAGGAGCACAGGAGGAGGGGGATCGGTGAGGCCCTCATGCTGAGGGCCGAGGAGGGTCTGATGACCTACGGATCGGAGGCTATCTACCTGGAGGTTCGGGTCTCCAACGATCCCGCGATAAGGCTTTATGAGAAGCTGGGATATAAGAAGCTTGGGATAATCCCCTTCTATTACGCCGATGGGGAGGACGCATTCCTCATGTATAAGATAGTGAGGGAGGGCCTTGATGATTCTCTCGTGTACCAAGCCTTGGGGAGGAGGGTCGTTCGGTGA
- a CDS encoding sulfurtransferase TusA family protein codes for MTRTVDLRSMRSPRAIVQIAKIVSKSSPGETINFLVGDKESVDDVYEWIGRTGHVLKSVSEKDGYWLIQIVRREG; via the coding sequence GTGACTAGGACGGTGGATCTGAGGAGCATGAGGAGCCCCAGGGCGATCGTGCAAATAGCCAAGATAGTGAGCAAGTCCTCCCCCGGGGAGACCATCAACTTTTTAGTCGGCGATAAGGAGAGCGTCGATGATGTTTACGAGTGGATCGGGAGAACTGGTCACGTCCTCAAGTCTGTCTCAGAGAAGGATGGTTACTGGCTGATCCAGATAGTGAGGAGGGAGGGATGA